A window of the Dictyoglomus sp. genome harbors these coding sequences:
- the xerD gene encoding site-specific tyrosine recombinase XerD, which produces MREILEDFLFYLKYERSLSLNSFISYKKDISDFIEFLERNNIKLEDFNRKIWQDYLENLYSKYNPKSISRKISAIRTFFKFLTREEYIKKNYANLITLPRIPQYLPSFLEENEVLNFLSLPDPTTPLGRRNQAILEVLYAGGFRVSELVNLNLEDIDLKKGLIKCLGKGDKERIVPIGDYARESLEKYLCIRMYFKPKEDEKALFLNKLGKRISRQGVWLIIKKYEKILNLPKKVSPHTFRHSFATHLLSNGADIRIVQELLGHSNISTTQIYTHITSNRLHEVYKKFHPLSRRTK; this is translated from the coding sequence ATGAGAGAAATATTAGAAGATTTTCTATTCTATTTAAAATATGAGAGAAGTTTATCTTTAAACTCATTTATATCTTATAAAAAGGACATTTCTGACTTTATTGAATTTCTTGAAAGAAACAATATTAAGCTTGAAGACTTTAATAGAAAAATATGGCAAGATTATTTAGAAAATTTATATTCTAAATATAATCCAAAATCCATTTCTCGAAAAATCTCTGCAATTAGAACCTTTTTTAAATTTTTAACACGAGAAGAATACATAAAAAAGAATTATGCAAATCTTATTACTTTACCAAGAATACCTCAGTATCTACCTTCTTTCTTAGAAGAAAATGAAGTTTTGAATTTTTTAAGTCTTCCTGATCCTACAACGCCGTTAGGTAGAAGAAACCAGGCAATATTGGAAGTGTTATATGCAGGAGGTTTTAGAGTATCAGAACTTGTGAATCTAAATTTAGAAGATATAGATTTAAAAAAAGGCCTAATTAAGTGTTTAGGAAAAGGAGATAAAGAAAGGATTGTTCCCATTGGTGACTATGCAAGGGAAAGCTTAGAGAAATATTTATGCATAAGGATGTATTTTAAACCTAAAGAAGATGAAAAAGCATTGTTTTTAAATAAATTAGGTAAAAGAATAAGTAGGCAAGGAGTATGGTTAATCATTAAAAAATATGAAAAAATTTTAAATCTTCCTAAAAAAGTTTCTCCTCATACTTTTAGACATAGTTTTGCAACTCATCTTCTGTCTAATGGAGCGGATATAAGAATTGTTCAAGAACTTTTAGGTCATTCCAATATCTCTACCACACAAATTTATACTCACATAACATCAAATAGATTGCATGAAGTTTATAAAAAATTTCATCCATTATCCAGGAGAACGAAATGA
- a CDS encoding phosphopentomutase, producing MKRVILIILDGVGIGELPDAYKYNDQGSNTLANIASVIGGLSLPNLERLGLSNIHPILGIKPQEKPLSYFGKMAEKSPGKDTTTGHWEIAGLILDKPFPTYPNGFPKEIIEKFEREIGRKILGNYKASGTEIIESLGEEHMKTGYPIVYTSADSVFQIAAHEDIIPIEELYRMCEIARNILQGEHGVARVIARPFLGKKGNFYRTPRRRDFSLPPPRKTLLDYLKEKGKDVIGIGKIEDIFAGRGLTLSLHSDNNKEGMENIIKAMKILKEGMIFANLVDFDMVYGHRNNIEGFAKALEEFDGFLPQIMSLLKDEDMLIITADHGCDPTTESTDHSREYVPLLIYSPGFLKSGFLGIQSSFSNLGKTIADYFKIEENELDGESFLKELI from the coding sequence ATGAAAAGGGTTATTCTAATAATATTAGATGGGGTAGGAATAGGAGAACTTCCTGATGCTTACAAGTATAATGATCAAGGAAGTAATACATTGGCAAATATTGCAAGTGTAATAGGGGGATTAAGTCTTCCAAATTTAGAGAGACTTGGTCTTTCAAATATCCATCCTATTCTTGGAATTAAGCCTCAAGAAAAGCCTCTTTCTTATTTTGGAAAGATGGCAGAAAAGTCTCCAGGGAAGGATACCACTACAGGTCACTGGGAAATTGCAGGTTTAATTCTAGATAAACCTTTTCCCACATATCCTAATGGTTTTCCAAAGGAAATTATAGAGAAATTTGAAAGAGAAATTGGAAGAAAAATTTTAGGAAATTATAAGGCTTCAGGAACCGAAATTATAGAAAGCTTAGGTGAAGAGCATATGAAAACTGGCTACCCAATAGTTTATACTTCTGCAGATAGCGTTTTTCAAATAGCAGCTCATGAAGATATTATTCCTATTGAAGAACTTTACAGAATGTGTGAAATTGCAAGGAATATATTACAAGGAGAACATGGAGTAGCAAGAGTAATAGCGAGACCATTTTTAGGAAAAAAAGGAAATTTTTATAGAACTCCAAGAAGAAGAGACTTTTCTTTACCACCTCCCAGAAAAACATTATTGGACTACTTAAAGGAAAAGGGAAAAGATGTTATTGGAATTGGGAAGATTGAAGATATTTTCGCAGGAAGAGGACTTACGTTAAGTCTACATAGTGATAATAATAAGGAAGGAATGGAGAATATTATAAAAGCTATGAAGATTTTAAAAGAAGGAATGATATTTGCAAATCTTGTTGATTTTGATATGGTTTATGGTCATAGAAATAATATAGAGGGATTTGCTAAAGCACTGGAAGAATTTGATGGATTTCTTCCACAAATAATGTCATTATTAAAAGATGAAGACATGTTAATAATTACTGCAGATCATGGATGTGATCCAACTACGGAAAGTACTGACCATTCTCGGGAATATGTACCTTTGTTAATATATTCTCCAGGTTTTTTAAAATCGGGTTTCTTAGGGATACAGTCTTCTTTTTCAAATCTCGGAAAGACTATTGCGGATTATTTCAAAATAGAGGAAAATGAATTAGATGGAGAAAGTTTTCTAAAAGAGTTAATATGA
- a CDS encoding PIN domain-containing protein, which translates to MKKEVKLLLATNVFPFLGLVIISLWSIFGGNKNVSLYLTLFFFFLFVLGFYLFYIKRGILSDIFNFPSVKILDTSVIIDGRIVDILKTNFIEGKIVIPRFVLKELQQLADSSESLKKNRGRYGLDNLSKIRKELEDQVVIMEKDFANIHSVDSKLVKLAKMLNGKIVTNDYGLNKLAKIEGITVLNINELANALKPIYLPGEELQLSILKEGKEVGQGVGYLEDGTMVVVENGRKYIGFTVKVVVTSVFQTAAGRIIFAKIKEEKKLGQ; encoded by the coding sequence ATGAAAAAAGAAGTGAAGTTATTATTAGCAACAAATGTTTTTCCTTTTTTAGGTTTAGTTATTATATCTTTATGGAGCATATTTGGGGGAAATAAGAATGTGTCCTTATATTTAACACTATTTTTTTTCTTCCTTTTTGTTTTAGGTTTTTATCTTTTTTACATTAAAAGGGGAATTTTGTCTGATATTTTTAATTTTCCATCGGTAAAGATTTTAGATACCAGTGTGATTATTGATGGAAGAATTGTAGATATTTTGAAAACTAATTTTATAGAGGGTAAGATTGTAATTCCTCGTTTTGTACTAAAAGAATTGCAACAATTAGCGGATTCTTCAGAGTCTCTAAAAAAGAACAGAGGAAGATATGGCTTAGATAATTTAAGTAAGATAAGAAAAGAATTAGAGGATCAAGTAGTAATTATGGAGAAAGATTTTGCTAATATTCATAGTGTGGATTCAAAACTTGTAAAACTTGCAAAGATGTTAAATGGAAAAATAGTCACAAATGATTATGGATTAAACAAATTAGCAAAAATAGAAGGAATAACTGTTTTAAATATAAACGAATTGGCTAATGCTCTAAAACCTATTTATTTACCAGGAGAAGAATTACAGTTAAGTATACTTAAAGAAGGAAAAGAAGTAGGACAAGGGGTAGGATATTTAGAAGATGGAACTATGGTTGTGGTTGAGAATGGAAGAAAATATATTGGTTTTACTGTGAAAGTTGTAGTAACAAGTGTTTTCCAAACTGCTGCAGGAAGGATAATTTTTGCAAAAATAAAAGAGGAAAAGAAACTTGGACAATAA
- the radA gene encoding DNA repair protein RadA, with amino-acid sequence MVKLKIKYICQVCGYESIGWLGRCPNCNTFGSLIEIKKEENIITDEIKKDIKTFLIDEIVSEENKRLKSGLKEFDDLLGGGIVPGSLILLAGEPGIGKSTLLLQLAFSLEERGFPVLYVSAEESLSQIKFRAERISNTIPSVKFLPENQLENILEVLKSNNFSVVIIDSIQTIYSSNISTSPGGVVQVRECTINLMNFAKSTDTAIFIVGHITKEGDIAGPKTLEHLVDVVLYLEGDRYQELRILRAIKNRFGPTNDLALYEMRDSGLKEILDISKKLLEERSKNISGSLVVPIIEGAKPILVEIQSLISRSNTTFPRRISIGIDINKLALILAILEKKLNLKLQDKDVFFNVVGGIKINEPAVDLGVAFSIFSSYYDIIFPEDMVVIGELGLGGEVRAVGNIEKRLKEAQKLGFKKVILPKTKLEKTFDSLILFPISNLHEGIKIVWGNKWLS; translated from the coding sequence ATGGTGAAATTAAAGATAAAGTATATTTGTCAAGTATGTGGATATGAATCTATAGGATGGCTAGGACGATGCCCTAATTGTAATACTTTCGGATCTTTAATTGAAATTAAAAAAGAAGAAAATATAATAACTGATGAAATAAAAAAAGATATAAAAACCTTTTTAATTGATGAAATAGTTTCTGAAGAAAATAAAAGATTAAAAAGTGGATTAAAAGAATTTGATGATCTCTTAGGGGGAGGTATAGTTCCTGGTTCTTTAATTCTTTTAGCAGGAGAACCTGGTATTGGAAAATCAACTTTACTTCTTCAATTAGCTTTTTCTTTAGAGGAGAGAGGATTTCCTGTTTTATATGTTTCAGCAGAAGAGTCTTTATCTCAAATAAAATTTAGAGCAGAAAGAATATCAAATACTATTCCTTCAGTAAAGTTTCTTCCTGAGAATCAATTGGAAAATATCTTAGAAGTATTAAAATCTAATAATTTTTCAGTAGTTATAATAGATTCAATTCAAACAATTTATTCTAGCAATATTTCTACTTCACCAGGAGGAGTTGTACAAGTAAGAGAATGTACTATAAATCTTATGAACTTTGCTAAAAGCACTGATACTGCAATTTTTATTGTAGGGCATATTACTAAAGAAGGAGATATAGCTGGTCCTAAAACTTTAGAACATTTAGTAGATGTAGTGTTATACTTAGAAGGGGATAGGTATCAAGAATTAAGAATCTTGAGAGCCATAAAAAATAGATTTGGTCCTACAAACGATCTTGCTCTTTATGAAATGAGAGATTCAGGACTTAAAGAAATTTTAGATATATCAAAAAAACTTTTAGAGGAAAGAAGTAAGAATATTTCTGGTTCTTTGGTGGTTCCAATTATAGAAGGAGCAAAGCCAATATTAGTTGAAATTCAATCTTTAATAAGTAGAAGTAATACTACTTTTCCAAGAAGGATTAGTATTGGCATTGATATAAACAAATTAGCTTTAATTCTTGCTATTCTTGAAAAAAAATTAAACTTAAAATTACAAGACAAAGATGTATTTTTTAATGTAGTTGGGGGAATAAAAATTAATGAGCCTGCAGTAGATTTAGGAGTTGCTTTTTCTATATTCTCTTCATATTATGATATTATATTTCCTGAAGATATGGTTGTAATCGGGGAATTGGGGTTAGGAGGAGAGGTTCGAGCGGTGGGAAATATTGAAAAAAGATTAAAAGAAGCCCAAAAATTAGGATTTAAAAAAGTAATTCTTCCTAAAACTAAACTAGAAAAGACTTTTGATAGTCTTATATTATTTCCTATCTCAAATCTTCATGAAGGAATAAAAATTGTTTGGGGGAATAAATGGCTGAGCTAA
- a CDS encoding ATP-dependent Clp protease ATP-binding subunit, with product MDKLTQRAYRVLLLAQEEARRLNYSTVGTEHILLGLIREEGGVAAQALINLGLDLNYLRSEIERLIGRGDGTSYGALPFTSRAKKVLEYASESAQELNHNYIGTEHLLLGLLKEGEGVAAHVLEGMGVRLEDVTIEILKILGEPIEPHRLRNRSLSTSRKRRPITATLDEFGRDLTQLARQGKLDPIIGREKELERIIQILSRRTKNNPVLIGEPGVGKTAIVEGLAQKIVMNEVPDVLLNKRIIALDMGTIIAGTKYRGEFEERMQRIIEEVKMSKDIILFIDEIHTLVGAGAAEGAVDAANILKPSLAKGEIQLIGATTPTEYRKYIEKDGALERRFQPVRVMEPTYDETIQILKGLRERYENFHHVRIPDETIEEAVKLSVRYINDRFLPDKAIDIIDEASARVRLTRPKSSAHSNLERELERIREQKEIAIRNQNFEKAAQLRDEERKLEEYIRGFLNSSTISERVVTPEDVAQVVSAWTGIPVAQLLIEERERLLRMEEELHKRIIAQDEAVKVVSKAIRRSRSGIKDPKRPIGVFLFLGPTGVGKTELARALAEYLFGNENALIRLDMSEYMEKHSVSRLIGAPPGYVGYEEGGQLTEKVHRRPYSVVLFDEIEKAHSDIFNVLLQIMDDGQLTDGHGRKVDFKNTILIMTSNFGAEYFKQESTLGFASKEDREKSFEKTKNLIMSELKKYFRPEFLNRLDEIVFFHPLSRDDLRNIVDLLLKPVAGRLLEKKIILEIDEEVKNFLVDKGYDPFYGARPLKRTIQNYVEDPLAELLLEGKFKEGDTIRAELNKEKNKIEFKKGSLVANR from the coding sequence ATGGATAAACTAACGCAAAGAGCATATAGGGTGCTATTGTTAGCACAAGAGGAAGCACGACGTTTGAACTATTCCACTGTTGGAACAGAGCATATTCTATTGGGACTAATTCGCGAAGAAGGGGGAGTTGCTGCTCAGGCTCTTATTAACTTGGGTTTAGATCTTAACTATCTAAGATCAGAAATTGAACGTCTAATTGGCCGTGGAGATGGAACCTCTTATGGTGCACTTCCCTTTACTTCTCGCGCTAAAAAAGTCTTAGAATATGCATCAGAATCTGCTCAGGAACTAAATCATAATTATATTGGAACAGAACATCTTCTTTTAGGGCTTTTAAAAGAAGGAGAAGGAGTTGCTGCACATGTATTAGAAGGAATGGGTGTAAGACTAGAAGATGTGACTATCGAAATTCTAAAAATTCTAGGGGAACCTATCGAACCTCACAGATTGAGAAATAGATCCCTTTCCACATCTCGTAAGAGAAGACCTATCACTGCAACTTTAGATGAGTTTGGAAGGGATCTTACCCAATTAGCAAGACAAGGAAAATTGGATCCTATAATCGGTAGAGAGAAAGAATTAGAGAGAATAATACAAATTCTTAGTAGAAGAACTAAGAATAATCCTGTACTTATAGGAGAGCCCGGTGTAGGAAAAACTGCAATTGTAGAAGGATTAGCCCAAAAAATTGTTATGAATGAAGTTCCTGATGTACTTTTAAACAAAAGAATTATTGCTCTTGACATGGGAACAATAATTGCCGGAACAAAATATAGAGGTGAGTTTGAAGAAAGAATGCAAAGAATTATTGAAGAAGTAAAAATGTCGAAAGACATTATTCTATTTATAGATGAAATACATACATTAGTTGGCGCAGGAGCTGCGGAGGGAGCTGTAGATGCAGCAAATATTTTAAAACCTTCGCTTGCAAAAGGAGAAATTCAACTTATAGGAGCTACTACTCCTACCGAATATAGAAAATACATTGAAAAAGATGGTGCCTTAGAAAGAAGATTTCAACCTGTAAGGGTAATGGAACCTACATATGATGAAACCATTCAAATTCTTAAAGGGTTAAGAGAAAGATATGAGAACTTTCATCATGTTAGAATTCCTGACGAGACTATAGAAGAGGCTGTTAAACTTTCAGTGAGATATATTAATGATCGTTTTCTCCCTGATAAGGCTATTGATATCATAGATGAAGCATCTGCAAGGGTAAGACTTACAAGACCAAAGTCTTCTGCTCATAGTAATTTGGAAAGAGAATTAGAAAGGATAAGAGAACAGAAGGAAATTGCTATAAGAAATCAGAATTTTGAAAAAGCAGCTCAGTTGAGAGATGAAGAGAGAAAATTAGAAGAATATATTAGAGGCTTTTTAAATTCCTCAACCATATCCGAGAGAGTGGTAACCCCAGAAGACGTAGCACAAGTTGTGTCTGCCTGGACAGGAATACCTGTGGCTCAGTTGTTAATTGAAGAAAGAGAAAGACTCTTAAGAATGGAAGAAGAATTGCATAAAAGAATTATAGCTCAAGATGAAGCTGTAAAAGTAGTATCTAAGGCAATAAGAAGATCTCGTTCAGGAATTAAAGATCCAAAAAGACCTATAGGAGTATTTTTATTTCTTGGTCCTACAGGTGTTGGAAAAACAGAATTAGCAAGAGCTTTAGCAGAGTATCTCTTTGGAAATGAAAATGCTCTCATAAGATTAGACATGTCTGAATATATGGAAAAACATAGTGTATCAAGATTAATAGGTGCTCCTCCAGGATACGTAGGATATGAAGAAGGAGGACAATTGACAGAAAAAGTCCACAGAAGACCCTATTCAGTAGTACTTTTTGATGAGATAGAAAAGGCTCATTCAGATATCTTTAATGTATTATTGCAAATTATGGATGATGGACAATTAACGGATGGTCACGGAAGAAAAGTTGACTTTAAAAATACTATCTTAATAATGACTTCTAACTTTGGAGCAGAATACTTTAAACAGGAATCTACTCTTGGTTTTGCATCAAAGGAAGATAGGGAGAAGTCATTTGAAAAGACAAAGAATCTTATAATGAGTGAATTGAAGAAATATTTCCGTCCTGAATTTTTAAACCGTTTAGATGAAATTGTATTTTTCCATCCATTATCAAGGGATGATCTAAGAAATATTGTAGATCTACTTCTTAAACCTGTTGCAGGAAGATTATTAGAGAAAAAGATTATTCTTGAAATAGATGAAGAAGTTAAAAACTTCTTAGTAGATAAGGGATATGATCCTTTCTATGGTGCAAGACCTTTAAAGAGAACTATTCAAAACTATGTGGAAGATCCCTTAGCAGAACTTCTTCTTGAGGGAAAATTTAAAGAAGGAGATACAATAAGAGCTGAATTAAATAAAGAAAAGAATAAAATAGAATTTAAGAAAGGATCCTTGGTAGCTAACAGATGA
- the disA gene encoding DNA integrity scanning diadenylate cyclase DisA, protein MAELKKFAIGAIKTVAPGTQLREALEQILKAKTGALIVIGDLEKIRPLMNGGFPLDIDFSPNKLYELSKMDGAIILSKDCKKILFANVILLPDSNIPSQETGARHATAERVARQTGQLVISVSQRKDTITLYQNDWKYILRDVEEILAKATQALQTLERYRSVYDEFLQRLNALEIENQVTLLEVLLFLHRMGMLLAIGKEVENYLIELGSEGRLIELQLETLLAGVSEEGLLTVRDYSRINEDYENVYKNLLNNFKGDFQSFSIIAGEIMGYTKKEIELNITVVPRGYRLLSRLSFIPNNIMENLVKHFGVLPRILESSVEDLDNIEGIGEVRAKRIKEGLIRLRKSALII, encoded by the coding sequence ATGGCTGAGCTAAAGAAATTTGCTATTGGTGCTATTAAAACTGTTGCTCCTGGAACCCAATTGAGAGAGGCTTTAGAACAAATATTAAAAGCTAAGACAGGAGCTCTTATAGTTATTGGTGATTTAGAAAAGATTAGACCATTAATGAATGGGGGTTTTCCTTTAGATATTGATTTTTCCCCTAATAAACTTTATGAACTTTCAAAGATGGATGGAGCTATTATTTTAAGTAAAGATTGTAAAAAAATTCTTTTCGCAAATGTTATTCTTCTTCCAGATTCTAATATTCCGTCCCAAGAGACAGGGGCAAGACATGCAACTGCAGAAAGAGTAGCGCGACAAACAGGACAATTAGTTATTAGTGTATCCCAAAGAAAAGATACTATTACTCTTTATCAAAATGACTGGAAATACATATTAAGAGATGTAGAAGAAATTTTAGCAAAAGCAACACAAGCTCTACAGACTTTAGAAAGATATAGAAGTGTATATGATGAATTTCTTCAGAGATTAAACGCTTTAGAGATAGAAAATCAAGTTACTCTTTTAGAAGTTCTTTTATTCTTGCATAGAATGGGAATGCTTTTAGCTATAGGAAAAGAGGTAGAAAATTATCTTATTGAATTAGGCTCAGAAGGAAGATTAATAGAACTTCAGCTTGAGACTTTGTTAGCAGGAGTTTCTGAAGAAGGACTTTTAACAGTAAGAGACTATTCAAGAATTAATGAAGATTATGAGAATGTTTATAAAAATCTTTTAAATAACTTTAAAGGAGATTTTCAAAGTTTTTCTATAATTGCTGGAGAAATAATGGGTTATACAAAAAAGGAAATTGAATTAAATATTACTGTTGTTCCACGAGGATATAGACTTTTAAGTAGATTATCTTTTATTCCTAATAATATTATGGAAAATCTTGTAAAACATTTTGGTGTTTTGCCGCGAATTCTTGAAAGTTCTGTAGAAGATCTTGATAATATTGAGGGAATAGGGGAGGTGAGAGCAAAAAGGATTAAAGAAGGTTTAATAAGACTTCGAAAATCTGCTTTAATCATTTAA
- the ispF gene encoding 2-C-methyl-D-erythritol 2,4-cyclodiphosphate synthase, with the protein MFNGEKIFRIGLGYDIHPFSEGRKLFLGGIEIPYQKGLKGHSDGDVLIHAIMDALLGAIGLPDIGFFFPNNETYKDIESILLLKEVLKMVEERGFKIENIDVVVIAEEPKILPYREKIISNLAFHLSIYKENINIKATSNEGIGFIGKKEGIAVLAVALLSKEKKYAG; encoded by the coding sequence ATGTTTAATGGAGAGAAAATTTTTAGAATAGGATTAGGTTATGATATTCATCCCTTCTCTGAAGGAAGAAAATTATTTTTAGGAGGCATAGAGATCCCCTATCAAAAGGGATTAAAAGGACATTCCGATGGGGATGTTCTCATTCATGCAATCATGGATGCTCTACTAGGAGCTATAGGTCTTCCTGATATTGGTTTTTTCTTTCCTAATAATGAAACATACAAAGACATAGAAAGTATACTTCTTTTGAAAGAAGTTTTAAAAATGGTTGAAGAGAGAGGATTCAAAATAGAAAATATTGATGTAGTAGTTATTGCGGAAGAACCTAAAATTCTTCCTTATAGAGAGAAGATTATTTCAAATTTGGCTTTTCATCTTTCTATCTATAAGGAAAACATAAATATAAAGGCAACTTCTAATGAAGGAATTGGTTTTATAGGAAAAAAAGAAGGTATAGCAGTTTTGGCGGTAGCTTTATTATCAAAGGAGAAAAAATATGCAGGATAA
- the ispD gene encoding 2-C-methyl-D-erythritol 4-phosphate cytidylyltransferase, translating to MDNKILGILLAAGRGERFGKEDKLLQDLMGKPVIYYSLQILEKTDEIDEIVVVSNKEKIDVLKRLVKEWSFKKIKDIIEGGKERQDSVYNALKLFPLYEYVLIHDGARPLVTQRLLKRIIHEGIEKKAVVSGIPVKDTIKLISSMKVEKTLPREKLWQIQTPQFFEYSLILRAHEKARKDNFYGTDDGILVERLPYPVYVVEGEPWNIKITTKEDLDLVRCLMERKFLE from the coding sequence TTGGACAATAAAATTTTAGGAATTCTTTTAGCGGCAGGAAGAGGTGAGAGATTTGGAAAGGAAGATAAGCTTCTCCAAGATTTAATGGGGAAGCCAGTTATATATTATTCTCTTCAAATTTTAGAAAAAACTGATGAAATTGATGAGATTGTAGTAGTAAGTAATAAGGAAAAAATAGATGTATTAAAAAGACTTGTAAAAGAATGGAGCTTTAAAAAGATTAAAGATATAATAGAAGGAGGAAAAGAACGACAAGATTCTGTATATAATGCCTTAAAGCTCTTCCCTCTCTACGAGTATGTTCTAATTCACGATGGTGCAAGACCTTTAGTAACACAAAGATTATTAAAAAGAATTATTCATGAGGGAATAGAAAAAAAAGCAGTTGTTTCTGGTATTCCTGTTAAAGATACCATTAAGTTAATATCCTCTATGAAGGTAGAGAAAACTCTTCCTCGAGAGAAATTATGGCAGATTCAAACCCCTCAATTTTTTGAATATTCATTGATATTGAGAGCTCACGAAAAAGCAAGAAAGGACAATTTTTATGGGACCGATGATGGAATATTAGTAGAAAGATTGCCTTATCCTGTATATGTTGTTGAAGGAGAACCTTGGAATATAAAGATAACAACAAAGGAGGACTTAGATCTTGTTCGATGTTTAATGGAGAGAAAATTTTTAGAATAG
- the rlmB gene encoding 23S rRNA (guanosine(2251)-2'-O)-methyltransferase RlmB, with product MQDKIYGRNTVLEALRGNISINKIFIYKNIHKDKKIFDILNLAREKGIPVQYVEKEWLNRESNGKSQGILAYISPIKYYTWDDILKSLNLSKDFIVVLDHVQDPQNLGSAIRTSEFGGAKALVIPKTRSAQISSVVFKASSGALSYLPIVRVSNISQFLKNLKEQGWFVVGADLDTDLLYNEIKYKFPLALVIGSEGEGLHRVVKRECDILVKIPKFGKIDSLNLSVALGILIYKIRENL from the coding sequence ATGCAGGATAAAATTTACGGAAGAAATACTGTTCTTGAAGCATTAAGGGGAAACATAAGTATTAACAAAATTTTTATTTACAAAAACATTCATAAAGATAAAAAAATTTTTGATATTTTAAATTTAGCAAGAGAAAAAGGAATTCCTGTTCAATATGTAGAAAAGGAATGGCTCAATCGAGAGAGCAATGGTAAATCTCAGGGAATTTTAGCTTATATTTCTCCAATAAAATATTATACCTGGGATGATATTTTAAAATCTTTAAACCTTTCAAAAGATTTCATTGTAGTTTTAGATCATGTTCAAGATCCTCAAAATTTAGGTTCAGCTATAAGAACATCAGAGTTTGGAGGGGCAAAAGCTCTTGTTATACCAAAAACAAGATCTGCTCAAATCTCTTCTGTAGTTTTTAAAGCATCCTCTGGAGCCTTAAGCTATTTACCTATAGTAAGGGTTTCTAATATCTCTCAGTTTCTTAAAAACTTAAAAGAACAAGGATGGTTTGTTGTCGGTGCTGATTTAGATACTGACTTGTTATATAATGAAATAAAATATAAATTTCCTTTGGCTCTAGTTATTGGAAGCGAAGGAGAGGGATTACATAGAGTAGTGAAACGAGAGTGTGATATATTAGTTAAGATTCCCAAATTTGGAAAAATAGATTCTCTTAATTTGTCTGTTGCTTTAGGGATATTAATTTATAAGATAAGGGAAAATCTATGA